Below is a genomic region from Dioscorea cayenensis subsp. rotundata cultivar TDr96_F1 chromosome 14, TDr96_F1_v2_PseudoChromosome.rev07_lg8_w22 25.fasta, whole genome shotgun sequence.
tactactttttatataaaaaaaattaacaataaaatacatttattaAACCCCACACCAAAGAGCAAGTGGTTGATGGTGACcaacaataataaaacttaaatataaatcAAGGGTGTCTTTGCAAAATTCCCCTTCACATCAAACCTTTGTTTCCTTCCACCTTCTCTTCATATATTTCCCCCCTTCCTCTTCCTCCCTCCTTCACACCtcccctttcttcttcttcttcttcttcttcttcttcttcttcttcttctcttaatttttcattatcatcatcttcatcttcttcttgttcttgttcttgttcttgatcttgataGTGAGAAAATAACAATGGCAGACAGGAAGATATGTGGGGTGCCAGAGAGGGTGCAGTTACACGTTGCCATGTTAGCCTTACAATTTGGCTATGCAGGCTTCCATGTGGTCTCTCGTGCAGCTCTCAACATGGGCATTAGCAAGCTCGTCTTTCCCGTTTATCGAAACATCATCgcctttctccttctcctcccttTCGCCTTCTTCCTCGaaaagtatacatatatatatacatatgtactCATTTTCTATGACttaattaaactatatatacatGTCTTATATAATTCTAAACATATCTAATTAATTTTCAGGAAGGACAGGCCTCCAATGACCTTATcattcattctccacttctttgTACTTGCTCTAATTGGGTAAGAAGATCATGtccttaatatatatttatatggatTAATTTGAGAAACTATGGTGAAGAGGTTCATTCTTTTTGTGgttgtgataaatatatatatatatatataggatgaCTGCAAACCAAGGTTTCTACTTGCTCGGACTCGATAACACTTCACCGACGTTTGCTTCAGCCATCCAGAACTCTGTCCCTGCTCTTACATTCCTTATGGCAGCTGCTCTCAGGTGAACTCTTTATCTCCTTTTTCTTGAttacatactatatatatatcaagtatGTATATTTTGGTACCTTTCTAAGTTTGTTTCTGGtttaatatcatttataattCTTGATCTTGTACATAGCATACTTAGTACTATTAACTTTAGTTTCATGTGGTTTTGATTGagctatttataattttatatataactagTACTGAAGTAgcagtagtagttttatttttgtttttccattgagctcttgtatatatatatatatatagttcttgATCTTATCGATCACATGTTTAGAAATAGTAAAGTATCAAGTAGTACTGATTACTTTGGTGatattttggtttgattaatcttatatgtatatatatttatacatacaaATAGTTCTTGATCTTATTTCATGTTCAGAAATACCAATTCAACTACCAAACTTCTTTCTctcacacatacatatatatttggttCTTGATCTTGCTTCTTGTATAGGATTGAGAAGGTGAAGTTAAACAGAAGGGACGGTATTTCGAAGGTGGCCGGAACACTGGCATGTGTCTTCGGTGCGTCAGTGATCACTCTCTACAAAGGGCCAGTCATCTTCTCCCCCTCAAAGACCTTGAACCATGTCAATAATGTTGATCCTTCTCCTGTGCTTTGGCTTGAGGACCCTAAAGGCAAGAGTTGGACTTTAGGGTGCGTTTATCTCGTAGGCCATTGCCTTTCTTGGTCTGGTTGGCTTGTCTTGCAGGCTCCAGTGCTTAAGAAATACCCGGCTCGCCTTTCGGTCACTGCCTATACTTGCTTCTTTGGTGTTCTTCAATTCCTCGTCATCGCTCTCGTTGTCGAGAGAGATGCTAGTGCTTGGATATTCAATTCTGGTGGCGAAGTTTTCACTATCTTCTACGCGGTAAATACTTATCACAAATAATAGTCCTTATAGTCCTTCATTATTCAAACCCTAATTGGGGTAcataaaatgaagaagataaagcttttttttttaatagttatcAATAGTAATAGTCTTAATAGTTCTACATCAAACTCTTTAGAGAGTTATTCGAAGTATCGACTAAATTCTACATGTTAGTCCTAAGAATTATTCAAGCTTAACCCTGATAACCTTAACCCTAAAAGGGATGcataaaatgaagaagatatataGATCTTTTCTATTATAATACCCATAAGAGATAATAGTTTTGATAGTTTTACATCAAACTCTATAGAGAGTTATTCAAAGTTAAACCttaccctaaccctaaccctaatggGGGACAATAAAGATAAGGTCTCTTCTATTATAATATGAATGCTCAAACTGTAAAGATGAAGAAGTGCATTAAGAAATAATAGTACTACTTATAGTCCTACATCAAAACtttaaaaagtttttcaaaaataactaGTCCTATATCAAAACtttaaaaagtttttcaaaaataaccCTAACCCAACCCTAATGGGGGACATAAAATGAAGATCATGGGTCTCTTCTATTATAATATGAAAGTTCAAACTGCAAAGGTGTAGAAGTATGGAGTGCTATATATGTCTATCAGCAAAGTGTACTTCTTTTCCATGAATTAAGCTTACACTGATTATGCATCCAAATGTAGGGTTTTGTAGCCTCTGGGATTGCATTTGCTGTTCAAATATGGTGTATTGACAGAGGTGGTCCAGTGTTTGTCGCCGTCTATCAACCGGTACAAACACTAGTCGTTGCCATTGTTGCCTCCATTGCTCTTGGGGAAGAATTTTACCTTggagggtaatttttttttcattgtatttgtATTACTAAATTTTTCATTGTATATAGTTTACTTACCTATGTTTTATTAGGATTCTCGGTGCTGTATTTATTGTTATCGGACTTTACTTGGTACTATATGGAAAGAGCCAAGAGAGAGCTTTTGCAGCAAAAGAGGCGGCGATCAACACCGCTTCTAATGCCGAGCATGAATCAATAAGATCGACTAATCCTACTTCATACAAGGGTGCCTCTTTAACTCAACCTTTACTTCCATCATCATCGGAGAATGTCTGAGCTCTTTAAGTCCTTGTTTCATCAAAACGAAAGAATAATCTATCGAAAAGTCTAGTATTACACTAAGATCATTGAATGTGTGTCATGTGACAATAAATTTTAAGATGAATGATTTAAATGTATCTTTATTGTCACAGTACATTGCATCTTCTATATGCAAAACTTAGTGTATATATAGTGTGCACTTGATAATAATTTAGGGTTTGATGTGGTTGTACACTTGTAATAAGGCttgttagggttagggttagggtttgagagGAATGTCCCCATCTCTGAACCCTAGTCCTAGCAAGTGGGCTTGCTTGTATTACTACTTTTGTTTGGGAAGTTAAAAGGTGTGTTTTGTTTGGCTTTAAGTTTGTTATATACTTTTTCCTTGTGCTTGTGGGTTTTCATTGCTCCCAAAGATAGCATGGATTATGtcttgtctctctctctctctggtcTTTCTATAGATAAAAAGATTCCTTTATGAgatatactttttttattatttatataaataattaactcataaatttattaaattaaataattaaatacactCAAAACTTAtatgggaatatatatatatatatatatatgtataccaaactttttattttataaatataaaataagcaTTTTTTGGAGAACAAAAGGTTCATTCAAATGaacactaatttaaaaaaaaaaaaaaaaacagaagtaTGAAGAAAaccaattaaaatattattttaaaaaatagctaTAATTAGCTAAGAGGACAGACCAAGAAGAGTGGAAATATCCCCAGAGGACCCTACAAacttttatcatatcaaaaatatGGCCTACacgctttattttatttaataaataaattttatttttctcaataattTAGTTTGTAAGTTAATAAGGTCAATCTCTTTATGCAttaagtaatgatatttttatctaataaatttttctaataatatgAATGCTAAGTTGGTATGTGTTAGCATCTAcatcattctctcttttttttcttaaatgaatttatctttatcatttaaatcataaatttaaactcataattataaacaataaaccAAAAACTCTTTACAAGGAATTGcgatttataatttgattagaatttagggtttaaaatttagagtttataattaaaaattttagggtATACTATTTGTTATttaggatttaattttttacaattttgagtataaaatttcattgtacgtgagtttaaaattttaaataaaattttaaataaatttttttataattttaaatttttaaaattttttaagggttgaatttaaaatttatgaatataaagAATGACAATGAATGACAAATTGATATCTATTCCGGTAACTTCAATAAATTTAGTATGTAAATATAGCATGGCTACTCGGCATTTAATCATTGCATTTACTCAATTTGATTTGtcacataaatttaatttaggGACTAAATTCAGAGACAGTAAAGTTTAGGGGATCACAATAGcaaatacaaaacaacataTTTCAGATATAAACAATACACAATGACTTCATTCAGTACAACCAAAACtcataattttaacaaaaaatttgcAAGAAAGATGATATATAAGCCATTCTAAATTAGAGATTAGTAACCAAAAATTTCATATGGATCATCAGTCTTTCACTCTGTTAATGTTGTGCTTCCCTTCATTTTCGATCTGTAAGTAAAGACAGACGACAGAATT
It encodes:
- the LOC120275129 gene encoding protein WALLS ARE THIN 1-like, which encodes MADRKICGVPERVQLHVAMLALQFGYAGFHVVSRAALNMGISKLVFPVYRNIIAFLLLLPFAFFLEKKDRPPMTLSFILHFFVLALIGMTANQGFYLLGLDNTSPTFASAIQNSVPALTFLMAAALRIEKVKLNRRDGISKVAGTLACVFGASVITLYKGPVIFSPSKTLNHVNNVDPSPVLWLEDPKGKSWTLGCVYLVGHCLSWSGWLVLQAPVLKKYPARLSVTAYTCFFGVLQFLVIALVVERDASAWIFNSGGEVFTIFYAGFVASGIAFAVQIWCIDRGGPVFVAVYQPVQTLVVAIVASIALGEEFYLGGILGAVFIVIGLYLVLYGKSQERAFAAKEAAINTASNAEHESIRSTNPTSYKGASLTQPLLPSSSENV